One window of the Arthrobacter sp. zg-Y919 genome contains the following:
- a CDS encoding trimeric intracellular cation channel family protein, translating into MDPGRTGDGNSRSGVDLFDPGAVFDVVDLAGVLANGVLGGAVARQLRMDPVGFLVLALTSALGGGVLRDTLLQAGPPVALTNPAYLFTAIAGAFIAYAIELKGKWANRFLIVIDAFALGCWAATGTAKALGLGLDWLPAILIGVVTAVGGGMIRDIVVGRVPAIFGGNTLYATGALVAAVEMAILYDLGLQNVGMGVAIGTCAVLCTVARRRGWRLPGPGEFSVRLSRRPRTEDRRSPAQGWPRPRFWKARLRR; encoded by the coding sequence ATGGACCCCGGCAGAACCGGCGACGGAAACAGCAGGAGCGGCGTGGACCTTTTCGACCCGGGGGCGGTATTCGACGTCGTCGACCTCGCCGGTGTGCTGGCCAACGGCGTCCTTGGCGGAGCCGTGGCGCGGCAGCTGCGGATGGACCCGGTGGGGTTCCTGGTTCTGGCGCTGACCTCGGCGCTGGGCGGCGGCGTGCTGCGCGATACCTTGCTGCAGGCCGGTCCGCCCGTCGCGCTGACCAACCCCGCCTATCTCTTCACCGCCATTGCCGGGGCCTTCATTGCCTATGCCATTGAGCTCAAGGGTAAGTGGGCCAACCGGTTCCTCATCGTGATTGATGCATTCGCGCTGGGCTGCTGGGCTGCCACCGGCACCGCCAAGGCGCTGGGGTTGGGGCTGGACTGGCTGCCGGCCATCCTGATCGGCGTCGTCACCGCGGTGGGCGGCGGGATGATCCGTGACATCGTGGTGGGCCGGGTGCCCGCCATCTTCGGCGGCAACACGCTGTACGCCACGGGCGCCCTGGTGGCCGCCGTCGAAATGGCCATCCTCTACGATCTGGGCCTGCAGAACGTGGGCATGGGCGTGGCCATCGGCACCTGTGCCGTGCTGTGCACGGTGGCCCGCCGGCGTGGGTGGCGGCTGCCCGGACCCGGGGAATTCAGTGTCCGGCTCAGCCGGCGCCCCCGCACCGAGGACCGCCGGAGCCCGGCGCAGGGCTGGCCGCGTCCTCGATTCTGGAAAGCGCGCCTGCGTCGCTGA
- a CDS encoding NAD-dependent succinate-semialdehyde dehydrogenase, with protein sequence MSAYKSVNPATGETLQEFAESTDAEINQAVTAAHGAFASWRNEPVENRTKVITRVAELYRERAEELAKLIALEMGKPLREAKNEVALSANIYEYYATQGPGFMADEQLDVKGGGNAVVRTEPVGALLGIMPWNYPYYQVARFAGPNLMLGNTVLLKHANNCPQSALAMAQIFADAGVPEGAYVNLFATNEQAADIIADPRIQGVSLTGSERAGSAVAEVAGRNLKKYVLELGGSDPFIVLDTEDLDATVKAAVAGRMGNGGQACNAAKRFIVMEDLYDDFVEKFTARMSAIEPGDPLQPETRFGPLSTQAAADGLVEQIRDAVDKGATLHTGGSLIDGPGAYVQPTVLTGVTPEMRAFSEELFGPAAVIYKVASEEEAIELANNSPFGLGGAVFSTDEDRALDVADRLESGMVWINGTSGTQEDLPFGGVKRSGVGRELGRFGMAEFVNKKLIRTPRKQ encoded by the coding sequence ATGAGTGCTTACAAGAGCGTAAATCCAGCCACCGGAGAAACCCTTCAGGAATTCGCTGAATCCACCGACGCCGAAATCAACCAGGCCGTCACCGCAGCACACGGAGCCTTCGCCAGCTGGCGGAACGAGCCCGTGGAGAACCGCACCAAGGTCATTACCCGCGTTGCGGAACTGTACCGGGAGCGCGCCGAGGAGCTCGCCAAGCTGATCGCCCTGGAAATGGGCAAGCCGCTGCGCGAGGCGAAAAACGAGGTAGCCCTCTCCGCCAACATCTACGAGTACTACGCCACCCAGGGCCCCGGCTTCATGGCCGATGAGCAGCTGGATGTGAAGGGCGGCGGCAACGCCGTTGTCCGCACGGAGCCCGTCGGCGCCCTGCTGGGCATCATGCCGTGGAACTACCCGTACTACCAGGTGGCCCGCTTTGCCGGCCCGAACCTGATGCTGGGCAACACCGTCCTGCTCAAGCACGCGAACAACTGCCCGCAGTCCGCCCTGGCAATGGCACAGATTTTCGCCGACGCCGGTGTGCCGGAGGGTGCCTACGTCAACCTCTTTGCCACCAATGAGCAGGCCGCGGACATCATCGCCGACCCGCGGATCCAGGGCGTGTCCCTCACCGGCAGCGAGCGGGCAGGATCCGCCGTGGCCGAGGTGGCCGGCCGGAACCTGAAGAAGTACGTGCTGGAACTCGGCGGCAGCGATCCGTTCATCGTCCTGGACACCGAAGACCTCGACGCCACGGTCAAGGCCGCCGTCGCCGGCCGGATGGGCAACGGCGGGCAGGCCTGCAACGCCGCCAAGCGCTTCATCGTGATGGAAGACCTCTACGACGATTTCGTGGAGAAGTTCACCGCCCGGATGTCCGCTATTGAGCCGGGCGATCCGCTGCAGCCGGAGACCCGGTTCGGACCGCTCTCCACGCAGGCGGCCGCAGACGGCCTGGTGGAGCAGATCCGCGACGCCGTGGACAAGGGCGCCACCCTGCACACGGGCGGCAGCCTGATCGACGGACCGGGCGCCTACGTCCAGCCGACCGTCCTGACCGGCGTCACGCCCGAAATGCGGGCCTTCTCCGAAGAGCTGTTCGGCCCCGCCGCCGTCATCTACAAGGTTGCCAGCGAGGAAGAGGCCATTGAACTGGCCAACAACTCCCCGTTCGGCCTCGGCGGAGCGGTGTTCAGCACCGACGAAGACCGGGCCTTGGACGTGGCTGACCGGCTCGAAAGCGGCATGGTCTGGATCAACGGCACATCCGGCACACAGGAGGACCTGCCCTTCGGCGGCGTCAAGCGCTCCGGCGTCGGCCGGGAACTGGGACGCTTCGGCATGGCCGAGTTCGTCAACAAGAAGCTGATCCGCACCCCGCGGAAGCAGTAA
- a CDS encoding glucose 1-dehydrogenase yields the protein MQALTITPGQKDSLELRNLPEPEAAEGSVLVETLAVGLCATDREVIAAEFGTAPADRDYLVMGHENLGRVVEAPEDSELAAGDLVVGIVRRPCAENCRACAAGEWDMCLTGTYTEHGIEGLDGFAREYWRGDPEDMVKLEPSLERVGVLLEPATILAKAWEQIDRIGGRAYFRPGVVAVTGAGPVGLLAALLGVQRGLEVHVFDLEEDGPKEKLTKELGAVFHTDTLPESGIKPDIIIECTGVPTVINDVLHHGAKNSVTCLTGVSEPGGEQPVDLGQLNLDLVMDNRVVFGTVNANRRHYLKAAAALAKSDSRWLEQLISRRVALADYAQAFEDHDGDIKVVLDLRDA from the coding sequence GATTACCCCCGGACAGAAGGACTCGCTCGAACTGCGGAATCTTCCGGAGCCGGAAGCCGCCGAAGGCAGCGTGCTGGTGGAGACGCTCGCAGTGGGACTGTGCGCCACGGACCGTGAGGTTATTGCGGCCGAATTCGGCACGGCACCTGCGGACCGGGACTACCTGGTGATGGGACATGAGAATCTGGGCCGCGTGGTCGAGGCGCCGGAGGATTCCGAGCTTGCCGCCGGCGATCTGGTGGTGGGCATTGTCCGCCGCCCCTGTGCCGAAAACTGCCGGGCCTGTGCGGCCGGTGAGTGGGACATGTGCCTGACCGGCACCTATACCGAGCACGGCATCGAGGGGCTCGACGGCTTCGCGCGCGAATACTGGCGCGGCGACCCCGAGGACATGGTGAAGCTCGAACCGTCGCTGGAACGCGTAGGAGTGCTGCTGGAACCTGCCACCATCCTGGCCAAGGCCTGGGAACAGATCGACCGGATCGGCGGCCGTGCCTACTTCCGGCCAGGCGTTGTCGCGGTCACCGGCGCCGGCCCCGTGGGCCTGCTTGCCGCGCTGCTCGGTGTGCAGCGCGGACTCGAAGTGCATGTCTTCGATCTGGAAGAGGACGGGCCCAAGGAGAAGCTGACCAAGGAACTTGGCGCCGTGTTCCACACCGACACCCTTCCGGAATCCGGCATCAAGCCGGACATCATCATTGAATGCACCGGCGTGCCCACGGTGATTAACGACGTCCTGCACCACGGCGCCAAGAACTCGGTCACCTGCCTCACCGGCGTTTCCGAGCCCGGCGGTGAGCAGCCGGTGGATCTGGGCCAATTGAACCTGGACCTGGTGATGGACAACCGCGTGGTCTTCGGCACCGTCAATGCCAACCGCCGCCACTACCTCAAGGCTGCCGCGGCCCTGGCCAAGAGCGATTCCCGGTGGCTCGAGCAGTTGATCTCCCGCCGCGTTGCGCTGGCCGACTATGCACAGGCTTTCGAGGACCACGACGGCGATATCAAGGTAGTGCTGGACCTGCGGGACGCCTAA